The nucleotide window ttctgtgtggccttggacaagtcacttcacttctccgggcctcatttaacctcatctgtaaaatggggattaagactgcgagccccatgtgggacatggactgtgtccggtgcttagaacggtgcttggcacatggtaagcgtttagcaagtaccataattattgaatatcgttaagagaagcactgtggctcatcggaaagagcccgggtttagaagtcagaggtcatggtttcttatccctgctccaccacctgtcagctgtgtgactttgggcaaatcacttaacttctcagtgccttagttacctcatctgtaaaatgggaatgaagactgtgagccctacatgggacaacctgattaccctgtatctcccccagcgcttagaacagtgctcggcgcatagtaagcgcttaacaaatatcaacattattattacttaacttctctgtgcttcagttacctcatcaggaaaatggagattaaaagtgtgagccccacgtgggacgacctgattaccttgtatctcccccagcacttagcacacggtaagcgcttaacaaataccaacattattattattacttaacttctctgtgcctcagttacctcatcaggaaaatggagattaaaaatggagatgtcccacgtgggacatcccgattcccttgtatctcccccagcgcttagcacatagtaagcgcttaacaaataccaacattattattattattacatctattgTACATCTCTGCAAAATTGAGAAGGCTGGgccagggggagaagagagaaaggaaagagagggagagaagaaaggaggagggctgggtgtgtgttggggggtgatcCCCCCAAAATGAAGGACAAATTCAGAGGGAGTCTCGAGATTCTCCCGGTGAGGTCCTAACAACAGCAAATGGGCTCAAACTGCAgcaagaaggacttgggttagaCGTGAAGGCGTGGCGTCCAGGTGACTGGGGGAAgcacctttgtgcctcagttatctcatcaagaaaatggagattaaaagtgtgagccccacgtgggacaacctgattcccttctatctctcctagtgcttagcaggtagtaagcgcttaacaaataccatcatcattattattaaaaagaaaaaaaaagagggaggcggGCTGAAAGGGCCGGGGACTGCGGATGGGCGGGCTTGGCAACCGAAGGTTGTGCTGCCCGTCTCCTTGGCaacgggagggaggcggggctcgGTGCCCAGCTGGCAGAGGAGGCCGGGGTGGGCAGTGCGCGactcctgctccatcccctgCTCCTTCGAGGGACAGTCGCCTCTGCGGTGGCCACCATGGCCTTGCGGTGGGAGGATTATTTCCTGATGGCGCTGGGGGACAAGCCGCCGGGGTGCGTGAGCAACTCCCCGCAACACCTGCCGGAGGCCAGGCCGCACAGGCCATTGGCCACACCTGGCCGGTCCAAGGACCCTGGCGCTCTGGCCCTGGACCCCCACGGGGCAAGGGGGGCTTCGCGGAATCACCTTTGCCGGGAGGGGAGCTCGGCCCACTCGTTCaggagtctttattgagcgcttactgtgtgcggagcactgtactgagcgcttggaaagttcaattcagtaatagagacaatccctgcccactcccctcccGCCGTGGTTATCCAATCGGTCTCTCTCAATCgatcaaacgtatttatcgagcctttactgtgcgcagggcgctgaactaagcgcttgggggagaagcagcgtggcttaatggaaagagcacggggttgggagccagagggcttctccccttttagactgtgagcccgttgttgggtagggattgcctctatctgctgccggattgtactttccaagcgcttagtacagtgctctgcacacaataagtgctcaataaatacgattgaatgaatgaatgaggacggtgggttctaattccagctctgccacttgcctcctgagtgaccttgggcaacccacttaacttctctgtgcccaaggtcgacccacttaacttctctgtgtctcatttacctcacctgtaaaatggggattaagactgtgagccccacttgggaccacctgattaccttgtatctactctagcgcttagaccagtgcttggcacagagtgagtgcttaacaattaccattgatATTATGATTATTCCTGAAAGTGTCTCCCCTAAAGCCGGTCTGCACTGAGGGCTcgggggaaaggtggggggaggaTCCTTTACTCGGTGGTTGCTGAGTGGAACTAGACGCAGCCCCAGGTCCTTTTCTGGAGAACCGAGTgccagaaagggggaggaaagtgCAAGGGAGGATTAGGAAGGGGGAGCGCAGCAAATCGGAAAGCGCGagatggagttgggattcgagTCTGGGCTGGAAGGGCCCAGTGGGGAGGGGACACTGTGGGGGGCACCTAACATGACTGGCCCCTACGtctgctgtatatattttcattaccctcttcattttgttaattcattcaatagtatttgttgagcgcttactatgggcagagcactgtactaagcgcttggaatgtacaagtcggtaacagatagaaacaatccctgccctttgacgggcgcaaagtctaatgggaggagacagacaagaacaatgacaataaatagaatcgaggggatgaacatctcatgaaaacaatagcaaataaatggaatcgaggcgatatacatttcattaacaaaataagataaaattaatgagatgtacatcactttgattctatttatttgctattggtttcatgagatgttcatccctttgatcctatttattgctattgttcttgtctgtctcccccagattagactctaagcccgtcagagggcagggactgtctctatctgttactgatttgtacattccaagcgcttagtacagtgctcttcacatagtaagcgctcaataaatactactgaatgaatgaatggtggttggGACCTGTTGGTTTTATctgggggaagaggggctggAGACCTACTGGAAGTAAGTGTTCCAGGGTCTTGGGGCCGGCCTGGGCCTTATCCCCACTCTCCTTGTTCCCAGGAAGATGCCGGACCTGGAGGCCCACTTCCCCAACTCGGCTATTCGCCTGCTGGAGAAGAAGCAGGAACTGGTGGAGACGGACCAGGCCTTGCAAGCTCAAAAGGAGGTGAAGCGATgggatgaagggaggaggaggaggaaaggggtgtcGAGGCAGCAGCCCCACAAACCAAAGAGGGACGGGGGTCTGAGGACACCCCCGGCATGGGATGGACACCTGTGCCGGGTTGGGTTACCCAGAGAGGGTCTCTTCATGTGAGTATCTTCATGCAGCTGGGGCCTCACCCCAAGAGTAGCGGCATTTCCGTCCGGGGAGGGGGTATAttaaagctgtaatttatttatattatgcctgtcttccctgtagactgtgagctcgctgggggcagggaatgcatctgtttattgttccattgcactgtcccaagcgcttagtacattgttctgcgcatagaaggcgctcaataagtatgaatgaatgaatgaaagctaatgAACTCTCCTTGGCAGTAGGGTGcttggagggcggggagggtagGGAGGCAAGAGGCAACGGGTATGGAGGATGGCTTCTGGCCATTGTTTTCTTCATCTGTCTGGGCTGGAcatctgcttaataataataataataatgttggtatttgttaagtgcttactaggtgccgagcactgttctaagcgctgggggagatacagggtaatcaggttgtcccacgtggggctcacacacttttaatccccattttacagatgagggaactgaggcacagagaagttgtgacttgcccacggtcacacagttgacaagtggcagagccaggagtcgaactcatgacctctgactccgaagcccaggctctttccactgagccatgctgcttccccagggctGTGAACAAACCAGAGAgcttccatgtggggcagaaaaaACCTTTTCCTCCTATCAACCCTGCCCCCTACCCAccttcagtcaaccaatcagttgtatttatcgagtgcttactatgtgcagagcactgtactaatctcctgAAACCTGAATTAGAGAGGCAGGAGATCGAACCCCGGACCTCATGCGAACAAAGCATGCGCTCTGCCACTGAGCTACATCCCCACACAAAgtaaaataatgataagaataataagaattgcAGTgtccgttaaacacttactaggtgccaaggactgtactaagcgctggagttagaTATACTGCAATCAGatgggacgcaatccctgtcccacacggggctcatagtttttccgggagggagaacaggtatgcatttcccatttgatagatgaggaaacaggcacagagaagttgtgacttgttcaagggcACACGGAaagcaagaggcggagctgggattggaatccaggtctcccaggCCGGAGCTTTTCTGGTCAATCAGTTGTTAATGTTtacagtgtctactgtgtgcagagcactttactaaattatTGAGAGAGTGAAATAGAGGTACTAAACACAATCTACTGGCCTCCTGGCTTCAAGTTGAGAGTCTAGTAGCAAGTTGCAAGTAGGAAGAAAACTCAGAGCAtaaagatgtaaaatggggaggttagtccgggaaggcttccaggaggtggcgggggggggggagtggttttagaagggctttggagatggggagagttgtggtctgccgGCTGTGAAGGGAAAGAAGTCCACCCTGCTGGACTGGGACGCCTACCCCATTAGCCCTGCCAGCCCCCTCGACTGCAAACAGTAGATGTagatgtagactgtaaactgtaggcagtcagtcaatcaatagtatttaataataataattatggtgtttgttaagtgcttactacgtgccagttctaagcgctggagtagatacaaggaaatcaggtaggacatagtccttgtcccacatgaggctcacggtctcaatccccattttacagttgaggtaactgaggcccagagtagtgtagtgacttgctcaaggtcacacagcggacaagtggtgaagacagaaattgaacccacatcctctgactcctgctcTTGCCATTGaatccttaccgtgtgcagaacacttgggagaacacaacaataaacagacacagtccctcctccaagaggccttcctagattaagccccatttttcctcttcctcaggtCCCACTCCCGTCCacttcacctcaactcactccccttgcttccccccccacaaccctacagcacatatgtatatatgtataattccatttatttctattgatgcctgtatacttgttttgatgtgtacgtatctataattttatttatttttatttatgcctgttttctcgttttgatgtctgtcttcccccttctagactgtaagccctgtgtaggcagggatcgtctctctttatcgctgaattgtcctttccaagagcttagtacagtgctctgcacacagtaagtgctcaataaatacgattgaatgaatgaaattccctgcctacaacgaatttacagtccagagggggagacagacattaagaagagagaagcagcgtggctcagtggaaagagcccgggcttgggagtcagaggtcatgggttcaaatccctgctctgccacttgtcagctgcgtgactgtgggcaaggcacgtcacttctccgtgcctcagttacctcatctgtaaaatggggatgaagaccgtgagcctcacgtgggacaacctgatgaccctttatctcccccggcgctcagaacagtgcgctgcacgtagtaagcgcttaacaaataccaacgttattacgttaatataaataagatatggtcataagtgctgtgggggtgggaaaatgtctaccaactctgctgtaccgtattctcccaagcgcttggtactgtgCGCTGCGCACAGTCAGGACTCGgttaatggatggatggattggtcGGTTGCCagcccctgcctgcctccctcccccttaggagTTCCAGGTGAAGATGGAAAGCTGGAAGGAGCGCCAGGCCGAGCTGGAGCTCAAGGAGAAGGAGCTGAAGAACTCCATCATCCGCTTCGACAAGTTCCTCGTGGTGGGCGCCCAGCCAGGGCTGGTGCGGGGTCCGCTGGGCTGGGGGCATTGGAGggcactgtgtccaccccagcgcttagtacggtgattgtactaagtgattactgtactaagtgtacagtgattggcccatggcgcttaacaaacaccgcagttaTTTATTTAATAAGCCCTGGtggagatagaagcaaatcaggatgaacacagtccaggtcccacatggggctcacagtctcaatccccatttcacagatgaggtaactgaggcacaaagaagtgaagtgactcatccaaggtcacacagcaaagtgggggagtcgggattagaatccatgaccttctgactcgcagcccTGTGCGAGGGGACAGTGAGGCCGGTGccgtgccctctccccctccccagctgtgCGGGgtcagctcgggcctgggagtcagaaggaccagcgttctaatcccggttctgcctcttgtctgctgctgtgtgaacttgggcaagtcgcttctctgtgcctcagttacctcatctgtaaaatggggattaaaactgcgagcccagtgtgggacggggactgcgtccaacctggtttgcttgtattcaccccagttcttaatataatgcttggcacctagtaagcgcttaaatattattattattgtcattaccccGGATCTcaggacgggcctgggactcagtcgtgggttctaaacctggctccgccactcgcctgctgtgtgacctgaggcgagtcacttcggttttctgggcttcagttccctcatctgttaaaatggggattgagactgggagccccacgtgggacagggactgcgtccaacccagtttgcttgtatccaccccggcgcttaacacagcgcctggcacataataagcacctaacgaataccacagttatcattattaatctggTCTCCACCCCGGCCGGCCGGAATGACCTCAATCAGTAGGTCCGAGGACGGTCCGGTCAACGGGAATCCGCTTCCACAGGCGGTGCGGTTCATTCTCGTACCGtcctgtcccttcccttccccggcccgGTCCAGGAGGATGCGGGAAAACGCAACCGGGCCCAGGACAAGGCGGCCCGGGAGCAGCAGATTGCAGGCCGGAAAGAGGCCGAGGCGGCGGCGCTGCGGGAGGAAGCGTCCCTGCTGCGGAGGGAGAAGGAGCGGCTGAAGCGGCGGCTGGAGGCCTGCGGCCCTTTCGTGCAGTACCTGGAGCGGGTGCTGGCGTGGACGGGCCAGGTGAGCGCGTATGCGTATACATCTctaattacttaataataatgttggtatttgttaagcgcttcctgtgtgcagagcactgttctaagcgctgggggagagtcatcaggttgtctcacgtgaggctcaccgtcttcatccccattttacagatgaggtaactgaggcacagagaagggaagtgacttgcccacagtcacacagctgacaagtggcagaggcgtattaacgtctgcctccctctctagaccgtgagctccttttgggcaggaaatgcttctgttgtattgtactctcccaggctcttagtgaagcagcatgacagagtagagagagcacgggactgcgagtcagaaggtcatggattccaatcccgactccaccactttgctgtgtgaccttggatgaggcacttcgcttctttgtgcctcagttacctcatctgtaaaatggggattgagactgcgagccccacgtgggacctgcactgtgttcatcctgatttgcttgtatctacgccagggcttattaaataactgtggtatttgttaagcgctatgtgccaagcactgtactgagcgctggggtggatacgaggaaatcaagttggacactgtccctgtccttcttgaggctcaaggtcttaattcccattttacattcattccttcataattgtatttattgagtgcttactgtgtacagagccctgtacttgtggttcagtggaaagagcccgggcttgggagtcagagttcatgggttcgaatcccggctctgccacttgtcagctgtgtgactgcgggcaagtcacttcacttctctgggcctccgttccctcatctgtaaaatggggattaaccgtgagcctcacgtgggacaacccagtaataatgttggtatttgttaagcgcttactgtgtgcagagcactgttctaagcgctggggtaaatccaaggtgatcaggttgtcccacgtggggctcacagtcttcacccctattttacagatgaggtaactgaggcacagagaagtgaaatgactaataataataataatgttggtattcgttaagcgcttactatgtgccgagcactgttctaagcgctgggttagatacaggcagggtcatcaggttgtcccacgtgaggctcacagttaatccccattttacagatgaggtcactgaggcacagagaagtgaagtgacttgcccacagtcttgcAGTGtgactacccaaagtcacacagctgataagtgttggagccggggttagagcccatgacctctgactccaaagcctgcgctctttccactaagccccgcttctagtaagcgcttaacaagtaccatttttattattattaattactattagtagtacagtggtctgcacacaacaagtactcagtcaatacgattgaatgaaaggtgagagccggggctggggaacACGTTCTCTCTCCCCAGTTCCAGGAGGTCCCCGAGCTGCTGGCCCGGTTCGGCGGGCTGGTGGCCACGCAGGCCTTTCTGCTGGGGCGGGAGCAGGCGCAGCGTCGGGAGGTGGAGCTGGAGCGGCTGCGGTTACACCAGTGCATGGAGGAGCGCAGCGATGAGATTCTGCGGCACAACAACCAGCTGGCCCAGCTCAGGACCCAGCTCGAGCGAGCCCGGGCCCGCACCCTCAAGTGGGTATGCGCCCGACCCGTCCCCTCGCGCCCGCACTAATATAAGgataggtatttgttaataatcataatgttggtatttgttaagcgcttactatgtgcagagcactgttctaagcgctggggtagacgcagggtcatcaggttgtcccacgcgaggctcacggttaatccccattttacagatgagggaacggaggcccagagaagtgaagtgacttgcccacagtcacacagctgacaagtggcagaggtgggattcgatctcatggcctctgactcccaagcccgggctctttccactgagcctgtccaacactgttgtaagcgcggggggtagatagaagctaatcaggctggacagactACCTgacacacgtggggctcagtcttaatccccattttacggaggcggtaactgaagcacagagcgatgaagtgacttgcctgaggtcacacagcagacagatggcagaggcgggactagaacccgggtccttttgcctcccgggcccacggtctatccattagaccatgccatactctcctctcccacggtGGGGGTCCCTCTGAGGCCCGGCAGGCTCGGCTAGGGGCCCCTCGGGGACGGGGGGGCCTGCGTCCCCCCCcccacattccctctccccaggaccttgaccccccccgactccctttcCCCGGGCCTCAGGAGGCGAAGTGGACTCGCATCCAGAACACTGCCGCCCGGAAGACCCTGCTCCTGGGCCAGATCAAGATGGCGTCGTTCAGCCTGTTCCAGCTGGTGAGGAGCCACACGAAGCGGCCGCCGCAGGTGCCCCTGGAGGACACGGAGGGGCAGCTGGACAAGGTGAGGGAccggggggggccgggccccgtTTGGGCCACTGTAAAAATTCCACCTGTGCCCCCTTGGGGGAGacccgggaggggaaggggcatctCCCCAGTGCCCAGCGTGCCCCTGCAAGAGGAGCCGTGGAAGCGCTGCGCCCTGATgcacggcgggcgggcggggctccAGGTGCAGCAGTACATGAAGGACCTGTCCGATATCCTCGCTGACCTCCGCGGCGGCCGacccggacccccgccccactAGACTCCCTCCAACCCCCGGATGAGGCACCCACGGCTGCCGCGGCTCCTGGCCGGGACCAGAAAGAAGGGGACGTCGGGCCTTGGGTGGCCCCACCGAGGGCCCGCCGGCACCGGCTCTCTGGTGGCCACGGTGCCCCAGCCAGCCCGCCCTCCCTTCCTGTTCTCACCGCACCGGCCGCCCGCGCCGGCCTCGGCCGCCCTCCCACGTCCCCGAGTCCGGATGCGGGCCTCGCCCCCGGGTGACCCCCGTGGGCAGCGCCCGGCGGGTCATCGGCGAGGGCCCGTGCCGGGGGGCTATCTGTACCCAGGCTGCGGCGCCGGCCTCGGAGCCGGAAGGAGGGCCGTGTCCGGTTAAACGGGTTTGCTTTATCCCGGGG belongs to Ornithorhynchus anatinus isolate Pmale09 chromosome 2, mOrnAna1.pri.v4, whole genome shotgun sequence and includes:
- the CFAP73 gene encoding cilia- and flagella-associated protein 73, yielding MALRWEDYFLMALGDKPPGKMPDLEAHFPNSAIRLLEKKQELVETDQALQAQKEEFQVKMESWKERQAELELKEKELKNSIIRFDKFLVEDAGKRNRAQDKAAREQQIAGRKEAEAAALREEASLLRREKERLKRRLEACGPFVQYLERVLAWTGQFQEVPELLARFGGLVATQAFLLGREQAQRREVELERLRLHQCMEERSDEILRHNNQLAQLRTQLERARARTLKWEAKWTRIQNTAARKTLLLGQIKMASFSLFQLVRSHTKRPPQVPLEDTEGQLDKVQQYMKDLSDILADLRGGRPGPPPH